One genomic segment of Lodderomyces beijingensis strain CBS 14171 genome assembly, chromosome: 6 includes these proteins:
- a CDS encoding 40S ribosomal protein eS25 — protein sequence MAPKIQQTKAAKAAAALAGGKKGKKKWNKGKVKDKAQHIVILDQEKYDRILKDVPTYKYVSVSVLVDRLKIGGSLARVALRQLEDDGIITPVLKHSKQAIYTRAQ from the coding sequence ATGGCGCCAAAGATCCAACAAACTAAGGCCGCtaaagctgctgctgccttgGCCGGTGGTAAGAAAGGTAAAAAGAAGTGGAACAAGGGTAaggtcaaggacaaggcTCAGCACATTGTCATCTTGGACCAAGAGAAATACGACAGAATCTTGAAGGATGTCCCAACCTACAAGTACGTTTCCGTTTCCGTTTTGGTTGACAGATTGAAGATTGGAGGTTCGCTTGCCCGTGTTGCTTTGAGACAGTTGGAGGACGACGGAATCATTACCCCGGTCTTGAAGCACTCCAAACAAGCCATCTACACTCGTGCTCAGTAA